CCGGACTTAGGGCCTCGAATTTCCGCTCCAGTTCCTCTGTGGTGGCGGCGTCGTAGGCGGCGCGATAGGTGCGGCGCTGCTGCATGTAGGTCATGTTGCCGCTCAGGGCACGGAAGAGGTAGCTGGCCGTCCAGCCCACCACCAGCACCATGAGCAGTGCCGAGGCGCCGATGCCGGCGGACAAGCCCTCGAAGCCGTTGGCCTGGAACACGGCATAGCCGATGGCCCCCAGCCCCAGAACCGCCAGA
This sequence is a window from Cyanobium sp. PCC 7001. Protein-coding genes within it:
- a CDS encoding DUF3007 family protein; this translates as MTKGQSLLLGLAVLGLGAIGYAVFQANGFEGLSAGIGASALLMVLVVGWTASYLFRALSGNMTYMQQRRTYRAAYDAATTEELERKFEALSPDEQLRLLRETGQLPAEPEGSPAQGEA